Proteins encoded within one genomic window of Mya arenaria isolate MELC-2E11 chromosome 13, ASM2691426v1:
- the LOC128213404 gene encoding complement C1q-like protein 3 has translation MQIVTFKVRALEEKIEKISKDAGISPWNGPGGRGVAFTARLSNNQTVFSQQTIVFDDALTNIGRAYNPVTGIFIAPYTGRYMFSLSVRAQYQKQVCAEIVAEPEVVGQVAAGDTEIERASASLTVVTSLEKGNEVYVRETKTWTGHFFGDGFTVFTGYLLQ, from the exons ATGCAGATTGTCACTTTCAAGGTCCGCGCCCTGGAAGAGAAGATTGAGAAAATCTCCAAAG ATGCAGGCATTAGCCCCTGGAATGGACCCGGAGGGCGTGGTGTGGCGTTTACCGCCCGCTTGTCCAACAACCAGACCGTCTTCTCCCAGCAAACCATCGTCTTTGATGATGCCCTGACCAACATCGGTCGCGCCTACAACCCGGTGACTGGTATCTTCATCGCTCCGTACACCGGAAGATATATGTTCTCGCTGAGCGTGCGAGCGCAGTACCAAAAGCAGGTGTGCGCTGAGATTGTCGCTGAACCGGAAGTGGTCGGACAAGTGGCCGCCGGTGACACGGAGATCGAGCGCGCCTCGGCGTCACTTACAGTTGTGACGTCACTCGAGAAAGGGAACGAGGTTTACGTGCGGGAGACGAAGACGTGGACGGGCCATTTCTTCGGGGATGGTTTTACCGTATTCACCGGTTATTTACTACAGTGA